CGCGGCGGCGGGGTGAGCGGGGTGCCGGGGCACAACGCGGCCATGGCGGTGCTGGAGGCGGGGGAGGGCTGACCCGCCGCCCCGCTCAGCCGTCCGACCGGGTCCAGCCCTCCGCCCGGACCCGTGCCGCGTCCGCCCGGCGGCCGTCGTCGAAGAGCCGGCCGTCCGGCGTCCCGACGCGCAGCGCGTCGACGTAGGCGCCGCGTCCGACGTACAGCCGGTCCGTGGTGTACCGCCAGCGCAGGGCGAGAGCGGGCGCGGCGGGGAGCGCCGCGCCGACTTCGTGCCAGACCCGGCCCGACCAGCCGGTGGCCGTGCCCGCCGGGTGCGGCTCCGGCTGCCCGCCCGGCCGGCTCGTGGTGAACGGCACCGCCCGCCAGCTGGTGCCGCCGTCCGCGGAGGCCTCCAGGGCCAGGACGTCGGCGCCGGGCTCCGTGTCCCACCACAGGGCGCAGCGCAGCCGTGCCGCGCCGGACGAGGTGTCCAGCGCGGGCAGAGTGAGCGTCGCGGTCGCCGAACCGGCCATCCCGGAGAACCACGCCGTGCGCCCCCGCGCGGGCCGGACCGGCACCGCGCGGGCCAGCTGATTCGCCGCGGCCACCCGGGGAGCCGACCCGGAGCGCCAGCCGCGCACCGGGTGCACGGAGTTGCCCAGCACCACGAGGAACGAGTCGGTCGTCGGGTCGAGCACCAGCGAGGTCCCGGTGAAGCCGGTGTGGCCCGCGGTGCGCGGGGTGGCCATCGCGCCCATGTACCAGTGCTGGTACAGCTCGAAGCCCAGACCGTGCTCGTCGCCGGGGAAGGCGGTGTTGAAGTCGGTGAACATCAGCTCCACCGACTCCGGGGCGAGGATCCGCTCCCGGCCGTAGGCGCCGCCGTTGAGCAGGGTCCGCCCGAGGACCGCCAGGTCCCAGGCGCTCGAGAACACGCCCGCGTGCCCGGCGACGCCGCCCAGGCTGTGGGCGTTCTCGTCGTGCACCTCGCCCCACACCAGGCCCCGGTCGAGCCCGGACCACGGCCTGCGGGCGTCCTCGGTGGCCGCGATCCCCGGCTTCCAGGAGGCGGGAGGGTTGTAGCGGGTGCGGCGCATGCCCAGCGGGCCGGTGATCTCCTCGGCCAGCAGGGTGTCGAGGGAGCGGCCGGTGACCTCCTCCAGGACCAGCTGGAGCGAGATCAGGTTGAGGTCCGAGTACAGATAGGCGGTTCCGGGCGGACTGGCCGGCTTCTCGTCGTAGACCAGCCGCACCTTCTCCTCGTACGTCGGCGCGGCGTACAGCGGGATCCAGGAGCGGAAACCGGAGGTGTGGGTGAGCAGCTGACGGATGGTGACGTCCTGCTTGCCCGCGCGGCCGAAGTCCGGCAGGTACGAGGCGACCGCCGCCTCCAGCTCCAGCGCGCCCCGCTCGATCTGCTGCACGGCGAGGATCGAGGTGAACAGCTTGGAGACCGAGGCCAGGTCGAAGACGGTGTCCTCGGCCATGGGGATCTGCTGCTCCGCCGGGAACTCGACACCGGTGTCGGTTTTCTCGTCGTACGCGCTGTAGCGCACCGCCATGCCGATGGGACGGTGCAGCGCGACCGTGCCGCCGCGCCCGGCGAGCAGCACGGCGCCCGCGTACCAGGGGTGCTCGGGGGACGGGGCGAGGAACGCCTCGGCGTCGGTGACGAGTTGCCGCAGCGGGGCGGAGAGGAGCCCGGCGCGCCGGGCGGATCCGTGCCGCAGGGTCACGGCGTTGCCGCCCGACGGCGCGGCCGCCGCGGCCGGGTCGGCCGGGAGGGAGGCGAAGGCCAGCGCGCCGCCCAGGGCCAGCGCGCCGCCGCCGAGCTGACGGCGTGTGATGCCTCTCGCGCCTTCGTTCGCCATGAGGTTCCTCCCGGGTCGTGGCCCAGCACGGGCTGAAAGAATTTTTCGGGGATCGCCTTGCGGAGTGAAACTTTCCTGTCAGTCGCGGGATGTGTCAATGGGGCGTGCGTGACCGCCGGACGTCGCGTCAGACGACTCTGGACGTAGTACTCTGACTGGAGTGGTGAGGTCGGGTGTGCTGCGGGCGGAGTGGTGTCAGTGGTGAGACGGAACGAGCAGCGGCGGGCCGCCCTGGTGGACGCGGCCATCGAGGTGCTGGCCCGCGACGGGGCCCGGGGGCTGACGTTCCGGGCGGTGGACACCGAGGCCGGCGTGCCCGTGGGCACCGCCTCCAACTACTTCGGCTCGCGCGACGACCTGCTCACCCAGGCGGGCGCCCGGGTCTACGAGCGGCTCCAGCCCGACGAGGAGACCATCGCCCGGCAGCGGGCCGCGGGGCGCGACCGGGAGGTCTACGCGGGGCTGATGCGTGAACTGGTGGGCCGTATCGCCTCCTTCCGCACCGGCTACCTCGCGCTCCTCGAACTGCGCCTGGAGGCCACCCGCCGTCCCGGGCTCCGCCAGGTGCTCACCGAGCGGGTCCGCGCCGACGTCGAGGCCAACGTCCGCTACCACGAGGGGTCCGGCCTCCCCGGCGACGCCATGGCCGTCAAGCTGCTCTACCTCGCGCTGAACTGGCTGATCGTCGAACAGCTCACCCTGCCGGACGTCTTCACCCCTCAGGAGCGCGAGCGGCTGGTGACGGCCGCGGTCGAGAGGATCGTGGCCGCCCACTAGCCCCCGCACGCGGTCAGCCGCGGTCCTCGCGCAGGTCCACGATCCGCCGGATCTTGCCCACCGAGCGTTCCAGCGTCTCCGGGTCGACGATCTCCACCGCGACCGAGACCCCGATGCCGTCCTTCACCGCCGCCGTGACGGACCGCGCCGCCGCGGCCCGGACCGCCGCGTCCGCGTCGGGGCGGGCCTCCGCCCGGACCGTGAGGGAATCCATCCGGCCCTCCGTGGTGAGGCGGAGCTGGAAGTGCGGCGCCACGCCCGGTGTGCGCAGCACGATCTCCTCGATCTGCGTGGGGAACAGGTTCACCCCGCGCAGGATCACCATGTCGTCGCTGCGGCCGGTGATCTTCTCCATCCGCCGGAACACCCGTGCGGTGCCCGGCAGCAGACGGGTCAGGTCCCGCGTCCGGTAACGGACGATGGGCATCGCCTCCTTGGTGAGCGAGGTGAAGACCAGTTCCCCCTGCTCGCCCTCCGGAAGCACCTCACCGGTGAGCGGGTCGACCACCTCCGGGTAGAAGTGGTCCTCCCAGATGTGCAGGCCGTCCTTGGTCTCCACGCACTCCTGCGCGACACCCGGGCCGATCACCTCCGACAGCCCGTATATGTCGACCGCGTCGATCGCGCAGCGCTCCTCGATCTCCCGCCGCATCCGCTCCGTCCACGGCTCCGCGCCGAAGATCCCCACACGCAGCGAGGTGGAGCGCGGATCGACCCCCTGCCGCTCGAACTCGTCGAGCAGGGTGAGCATGTAGGAGGGGGTCACCATGATGATCGCAGGCTTCAGGTCCTGGATCAGGGTCACCTGGCGGGCCGTCATCCCGCCGGACGCGGGGATCACCGTGCAGCCGAGCCGCTCGGCGCCGTAGTGGGCGCCCAGACCGCCGGTGAACAGGCCGTAGCCGTACGCCACATGCGCGACGTCTCCCGGCCGGCCGCCCGCCGCGCGGATGGACCGGGCCACCATGTCCGCCCAGAGGGAGAGGTCGCCCTCCGTGTAGCCGACGACCGTGGGGCGTCCGGTGGTGCCGCTGGAGGCGTGGAGCCGGCGGACGCGGTCACGGGGCACCGCGAACATGCCGTACGGGTAGTTCTCCCGCAGGTCCGCCTTGGTGGTGAACGGGAACCGCGACAGGTCCGACAGCGAGCGGCAGTCGTCCGGGTGGACGCCGGCCTTGTCGAAGGACTCCCGGTAGAACGGCACGTTGTCGTACGCGTGCCGCAGGGAGGTGCGCAGCCGCTCCAGCTGCAGCGCCCGCAGGGCCTCGGGGTCCAGCCGCTCCGCCGGGTCCAGCATCAGCACGATCTCCTCGCCCGTCGCACAATTCGGACGACCGATCATTCGGTCGCCCCACCGGGATCAGTAAGTCAGCCCACCACCTCCCGAGGCAAGAGCCGGGCCTGCACTTTTTCCCGGGGGCGCTGCCCCGGATCGGGACGGTCACGGGGACGACGGGCCGTACGCCGTCATGAAGCGGTCCCGGAACTCGTCCATGTTCCACCGCGGAGCCCCCGCCGAGGGCTTGAGGCCGTCGCGCCACCCCCACCCGGCCACCCGCTCCATCACCTTCTCGTCCTTGGCCACGATCGTGACCGGCACATCCCTGCTGGTGCTCCCCGCGGTGACGGTCGGCACCGGCTGGTGGTCGCCGAGGAAGACCAGCACCGTGTTCTCGTCGCCGTACCGCTCCACCCACCCGGTGAGGCTGTCCAGCGAGTACTCGATGGCCCGCCGGTACTCGGTGCGGACCTTCTCCGGGTCCTTCCACACCTCCTTGGGATCCGTGCCCTCCTCCTTGATCCCGTGGAACACCGAGCCGTCACCGAGGTCGTCCCAGTCGATCATCCGCGCGAGGGGCGACCAGGGGTTGTGGCTGGAGGCCAGGATGATCTCCGCCATGATCGGCTTCCGGTCCGTCCGGCCGTGCTCCAGGCGCTCGAACGCCTCCAGGCTGAACTGGTCGGGCACGGGCGTCCAGCTGAAGTACGGGCCCCGGTAGCCGAGGTGCTCGGAGTCGTAGACGTGGTCCAGCCCGAAGAATTCGCCCTCCGGCCAGGCCCGCCGCACTCCGGGCACGATGCCGACGGTGCGCCAGTCGCCCGTCTTGCGGAAGTAGCCGGTGAGGGTCATGCGGTCGCTGGTGGTCAGACTGCGGTACCGCTGCTGGTTCTTGATCCACAGACCCGACAGGAAGGTGGAGTGCGCCAGCCAGCTCCCCGCGCCCGTCACGGGGGACTTCAGCCAGCCGCTGCGGGAGGCGAAACCGGCGTCCGCGAGCCTGCGGGTGCCTTCCCGCAGGGTCGCGTCGACCGGCCCGGCCATCGCCGGGTCGTCGATCGCGACCCGCCCGTAGCTCTCGATGAACGTGAACAGCACGTCCTTGCCGCGCAGTCCGGTCAGCAGCCGGTCCGGCGGTGTCGTGGCGAAGGCGTCGACGGAGGCCTGCTCGTCGAAGACCCGTGCGTCGCGCAGCCCCGCGCGCACCTGCTCCACCCGGTTGCCCAGCATCTCCGCGGTGCCCTTGGTGGCGACCGGCACCCCGGCCACCCGCACACCCAGCGTGACGCAGGTGATCCACGCGACGCCCAGCACCAGCGTCGTCCGGACGGCGACGGGACGGTGGCGGGCCATCAGTCCGGTCAGCCGCACCGCCGCCAGCGTCATCAGCACCAGCACCGCCACGAACAGCGCGATCACCCCGGCCACGGCGAGCACCTGCCCGCCCCGGCCGAACGACTCCCGGACGAACTCCGCCGCGTCGTCCAGCAGGATCCAGTCGAGCACCCAGTCGAAGGGGCGGGCCAGCACCTGGTAGAAGCCCATGTCCACGAACTTCATCACGGTCAGCAGACCGAGCAGGACGCCCGAGACCACCGCCGCCGCCCGCCGGAACCGCGGCGGCAGCGCCAGCAGCAGGGTCGCCAGCAGGATGCCCTCGGCGGGCAGCCGCAGGAACGCGCCGGCGCCGAGCCGCTCCACACGGTTCGGCACCAGGAGGGCGAACAGGATCAGCGCCCCGGCGAGGACGGTCGTCCCGACGGTGACCCCGCGCGCCGCCCGGGGCCACCGGCGCCGCCAGGCGAACCGGCCCGGCGGCGTGGCGGCCGGTGCGCCCCCGGCGGCCTCCCCGGCCGCCGCCGCGTCGCCGTCCCGGTCCGCCCCGCCCTCCGCGGTGTCCGGTGTTCGGCGAGGGCGAGTGAAGAGCGACACCCGGAGGGTCCTTCCGTGCGGTCCTGCGATGGCATGGCGAACGGGGCCCGGTGGGGGCCCGCCCCCACCAGTACGTCGGCGGACCGCCGACGGTTCAACGCCCCCGGCGCGGTGTGCGCCGCCCGTCCCGGCCCCCGCGCGGAAAGGTACTTTTCGCGCGGCCTGTCGGGGGCGGGGGCCGGTCGCTAGGCTGACCGCGGACGACGAATCGGGAGGAGCACGGACGTGGCCGAGAGCACCACCCAGCAGCGCCCGCTCACGGGCTGGGACAAGCCGGAGCTGGACCTCAGCAATGCGCAGTGGCAGTCCAGCAGCCGCGGCCTGGGCGATGTCCAGATCGCCTTCGTGGAGGGCTTCATCGCCATGCGCAACAGTCGCAGCCCACAGAGCCCTTCCCTGATCTTCACGCCCGCCGAGTGGGGAGCGTTCGTGTCCGGAGCCCGGGAGGGGGAGTTCGACCTGACGTGAGCGGGGCCGCCGCGGAGGTGTTCCGCGCGATTTTCCGGACACGCGATCCGAAGTGACCGTCCCCGGCCCGTGCCTGAGTCACGCTGGCCGGGGGACGGCGAGGACCGAAGGCCGTGTCCGGAAGGCGAGGAACCATGAACACCCAGCCGGTCGTCGCGGCGGTCGACGGTTCGCAGGACAGCCTGCGCGCCCTGGAGTGGGCGCTCGACGCCGCACACCGGCGCGAGGCCCCGCTGCGGATCGTGCACGTACGCCAGTACGCGCCCTGGGCCCAGCCCGAAGTGCTGGCGGCCGGGCCGCCCGACCCCGACGACGACCCCGTCCTGGACCAGGTCCGCGACCACCTCGCGGAGCGCGCCGGCCTGCCGGCCGTCGAGTACCTCGCGATGGAGGGGGCGCCCGGGGCGCTGCTGCCCGAGGTGGGCGCCACGGCCCGGATGCTGGTGCTCGGCTCCCGGGGGCGCGGCGGCTTCGCCAGCCTGCTGCTCGGCTCCAACTCGCTGGCCGCGGCCCGCGACGCCGAGTGCCCCGTCGTCGTCGTGCCCCCGCCCGGGCGCGGGGACGGGGAGGAGAAGGCCGCCGGGCCCGGGCGGCCGGTGGTGGCCGGTGTGAACGCCGACAGCCCCGACGAGGCCACGCTCGCCTTCGCCTTCGACGAGGCGGCCCTGCGCGGCGCCCCGCTGCGGATCGTCGCCGCCTATCCGTGGCCGCTGCAGACCTGGATGCTGCCCGGCGAGATGCCGCCGCCGGAGATCGACCAGGGCGCCGTCGAGCACGAGACGCGGACGCTGGCCGAGGGCTTCCTCGCCCCGCACCGGGAACGGCACCCCGGGGTCACCGCCGAGACCGACGTGCTGCCCGGAGACGCCGCCGGTCACCTGGTCGAGGCGTCCCGGGACGCCGAGCTGGTCGTCGTCGGCCGTCACCGCCGCCGGCTGCTGGCTCCCGCCCGCATGATGGGTTCCGTCACCCAGGCGGTGCTGCTCCACGCGGCGAGCCCGGTCGCGGTCGTCCCGGCTCCGGCGTAGCCGCGGGAGTCCCGGCCCACCCTTCCGCCCCCTGCCGCACGGGCCGGGGGCGCCCTTATCATCGGCCCCATGCGGGACTCGATCACCGGCGACGCACGGCTCGCCCTGGACCTCGCCCTCACCGTCCGGCACGACGGCGCCGGGGGAGTGGCCGACGACCTGGCCGGGCCCGCCGGCCTCACCGCCTGGGTGCGCGCGCACCCGGACACGCTCCCCGCCGCGGACGCCTTCGTCGCGGACGAGGACCAGCTCACCGCCGTCCGCGACCTGCGCACCGCCCTGCGCACCCTCTTCGCCCACGCCGTCCGCCCCGCACGGCCCAGTCCCGCGGACGCGACCCGCCTGCTCCCCGTCCCCGAGGCGCTCCGGCGACTGAACGAGGCGGCCGCCCGCACCCCCACCGTCCCGGTCCTGGCCTGGGACGAGGGCGGCGAGCCCGCGGTGCGCCGGCGTCCCGTCCCGGACGGGGGCGGCGACCTGGCCGCCGCCCTCGCGCAGGCCGCCATCGGGTTCCTCTCCGGCCCCGGCCGGCAGCTCCTGCGCGCCTGCCACGCCCCGGGCTGTGTGCGCTACTTCCTCAAGGAGCACCCGCGCCAGGAGTGGTGCAAGCCGTCCTGCGGCAACCGCGCCCGGGTCGCCCGTCACCACGAGCGGCACGGCCGCTCCGGGTAGCCGGGGCGGCCGTCGCCCGACCGTCCGTACGCGGGTCCGGGCACGTACCATGGCGGCATGTCGTTCCTCCGCCGCCGCAGTGCCACCCCCGCCGGGCCCGACTTCGACGTACTGGCCATGGACCCGGGCGACTGGCCCGGCAATCTGGGCGCCGGGCTGCTGCCCGCCCCCGACGGAACCTGCCAGGGCGTCTTCCTGCGCTACGACCTGTTCGGCGGCCGCGGCCCCGCGATGGTCATCGGCAATCTGCCCGAGGGCTCCCCGGCCCGCGACCTGCCCGAGGGCGAGGTCCCCTTCGAGGTCGGACAGCTGCTGCTGGCGCTGGAGAACGACGAGGAGATCACCGTCGTCGGCACCGAGGACGTGCCGGTGATGCAGGGCGACAACCTGCTGATCGTGCGCCGCGTCAAGCTCTCCGAGGGTCGGATCTCCTGTGTGCAGTTCGACCGCAGCGACAACGTCCTGGTGACCATCGCCGCCTGGGACCGCCCCATCACCGACGACCTGTACGCCCTCCTGAAGCCGCTTCCGGCGGAACTCTTCCAGCAGGGCTGACGCCTTCCCGTACGACGAGGGGCGCCCCCGGACCGGCGTGTCCGGGGGCGCCCCTCGTCCGCGTGCGCGAGGGCGACGTTACGGCGAGGCCACCGTCACGTCCGCCGCCCGCACGAAGCCGACCCGGTGGCCGAACTGGATCTCGTAGTAGAGGTCCTCGCCCCGCACCACCTGGTGGGACGCCTCGTCGAAGGTCACCGCGTAGTAGTACTCGCCGGGCACCTTGCCCCCGGTCACGTACTTCTGGCCCTTGAGGACCGTGTACGGCAGCGGCGACACCGACTGGGCCGGCACGCCCTCCGGGTAGGCCGCCTTCTCCGGGTACGCGCGTCCGTACACCGGCACGGAGTCGAGGCCCTCCCGCGGGGTCACCACCGTGCCCTTGGAGGGCACCGCGGCGGGATGCTTCTTCGGGTTCTCGAACCAGGCCTTCTGGCCGAGGTACCAGATGGCGGTCCAGTCGCCCCAGCGGTCGGCGACCGCGTACTGCTGGCCCGTGGAGACCCGCGAGGACAGGTCGTTCACCCCCGTGGTGGGGGCGGAACCGAGCCCGATGTCCCTGATCAGCGGGGAGTCCTCACTGTGGTCGGAGTACAGGCGCACCGCGCTCGACCCGTGCGTGGCGCACGGCTCGCCAGCCTTCTCGCAGCCCGTGAAGACGGGCCGGTTGGCGGAGTAGTCGGGCCTGATCGTGACCACCCCGGCGTTCTTGCCGGCCGTCGCCTTCAGCGGGCTGCCCAGCAGCTCGAAGTAGTGCCGCCAGTCCCAGTA
The Streptomyces fungicidicus DNA segment above includes these coding regions:
- a CDS encoding serine hydrolase domain-containing protein → MANEGARGITRRQLGGGALALGGALAFASLPADPAAAAAPSGGNAVTLRHGSARRAGLLSAPLRQLVTDAEAFLAPSPEHPWYAGAVLLAGRGGTVALHRPIGMAVRYSAYDEKTDTGVEFPAEQQIPMAEDTVFDLASVSKLFTSILAVQQIERGALELEAAVASYLPDFGRAGKQDVTIRQLLTHTSGFRSWIPLYAAPTYEEKVRLVYDEKPASPPGTAYLYSDLNLISLQLVLEEVTGRSLDTLLAEEITGPLGMRRTRYNPPASWKPGIAATEDARRPWSGLDRGLVWGEVHDENAHSLGGVAGHAGVFSSAWDLAVLGRTLLNGGAYGRERILAPESVELMFTDFNTAFPGDEHGLGFELYQHWYMGAMATPRTAGHTGFTGTSLVLDPTTDSFLVVLGNSVHPVRGWRSGSAPRVAAANQLARAVPVRPARGRTAWFSGMAGSATATLTLPALDTSSGAARLRCALWWDTEPGADVLALEASADGGTSWRAVPFTTSRPGGQPEPHPAGTATGWSGRVWHEVGAALPAAPALALRWRYTTDRLYVGRGAYVDALRVGTPDGRLFDDGRRADAARVRAEGWTRSDG
- a CDS encoding TetR/AcrR family transcriptional regulator, whose translation is MVRRNEQRRAALVDAAIEVLARDGARGLTFRAVDTEAGVPVGTASNYFGSRDDLLTQAGARVYERLQPDEETIARQRAAGRDREVYAGLMRELVGRIASFRTGYLALLELRLEATRRPGLRQVLTERVRADVEANVRYHEGSGLPGDAMAVKLLYLALNWLIVEQLTLPDVFTPQERERLVTAAVERIVAAH
- the paaK gene encoding phenylacetate--CoA ligase PaaK; translation: MIGRPNCATGEEIVLMLDPAERLDPEALRALQLERLRTSLRHAYDNVPFYRESFDKAGVHPDDCRSLSDLSRFPFTTKADLRENYPYGMFAVPRDRVRRLHASSGTTGRPTVVGYTEGDLSLWADMVARSIRAAGGRPGDVAHVAYGYGLFTGGLGAHYGAERLGCTVIPASGGMTARQVTLIQDLKPAIIMVTPSYMLTLLDEFERQGVDPRSTSLRVGIFGAEPWTERMRREIEERCAIDAVDIYGLSEVIGPGVAQECVETKDGLHIWEDHFYPEVVDPLTGEVLPEGEQGELVFTSLTKEAMPIVRYRTRDLTRLLPGTARVFRRMEKITGRSDDMVILRGVNLFPTQIEEIVLRTPGVAPHFQLRLTTEGRMDSLTVRAEARPDADAAVRAAAARSVTAAVKDGIGVSVAVEIVDPETLERSVGKIRRIVDLREDRG
- a CDS encoding alkaline phosphatase family protein: MSLFTRPRRTPDTAEGGADRDGDAAAAGEAAGGAPAATPPGRFAWRRRWPRAARGVTVGTTVLAGALILFALLVPNRVERLGAGAFLRLPAEGILLATLLLALPPRFRRAAAVVSGVLLGLLTVMKFVDMGFYQVLARPFDWVLDWILLDDAAEFVRESFGRGGQVLAVAGVIALFVAVLVLMTLAAVRLTGLMARHRPVAVRTTLVLGVAWITCVTLGVRVAGVPVATKGTAEMLGNRVEQVRAGLRDARVFDEQASVDAFATTPPDRLLTGLRGKDVLFTFIESYGRVAIDDPAMAGPVDATLREGTRRLADAGFASRSGWLKSPVTGAGSWLAHSTFLSGLWIKNQQRYRSLTTSDRMTLTGYFRKTGDWRTVGIVPGVRRAWPEGEFFGLDHVYDSEHLGYRGPYFSWTPVPDQFSLEAFERLEHGRTDRKPIMAEIILASSHNPWSPLARMIDWDDLGDGSVFHGIKEEGTDPKEVWKDPEKVRTEYRRAIEYSLDSLTGWVERYGDENTVLVFLGDHQPVPTVTAGSTSRDVPVTIVAKDEKVMERVAGWGWRDGLKPSAGAPRWNMDEFRDRFMTAYGPSSP
- a CDS encoding DUF397 domain-containing protein; translation: MAESTTQQRPLTGWDKPELDLSNAQWQSSSRGLGDVQIAFVEGFIAMRNSRSPQSPSLIFTPAEWGAFVSGAREGEFDLT
- a CDS encoding universal stress protein, whose amino-acid sequence is MNTQPVVAAVDGSQDSLRALEWALDAAHRREAPLRIVHVRQYAPWAQPEVLAAGPPDPDDDPVLDQVRDHLAERAGLPAVEYLAMEGAPGALLPEVGATARMLVLGSRGRGGFASLLLGSNSLAAARDAECPVVVVPPPGRGDGEEKAAGPGRPVVAGVNADSPDEATLAFAFDEAALRGAPLRIVAAYPWPLQTWMLPGEMPPPEIDQGAVEHETRTLAEGFLAPHRERHPGVTAETDVLPGDAAGHLVEASRDAELVVVGRHRRRLLAPARMMGSVTQAVLLHAASPVAVVPAPA
- a CDS encoding CGNR zinc finger domain-containing protein — protein: MRDSITGDARLALDLALTVRHDGAGGVADDLAGPAGLTAWVRAHPDTLPAADAFVADEDQLTAVRDLRTALRTLFAHAVRPARPSPADATRLLPVPEALRRLNEAAARTPTVPVLAWDEGGEPAVRRRPVPDGGGDLAAALAQAAIGFLSGPGRQLLRACHAPGCVRYFLKEHPRQEWCKPSCGNRARVARHHERHGRSG
- a CDS encoding glycosyltransferase family protein, with product MSFLRRRSATPAGPDFDVLAMDPGDWPGNLGAGLLPAPDGTCQGVFLRYDLFGGRGPAMVIGNLPEGSPARDLPEGEVPFEVGQLLLALENDEEITVVGTEDVPVMQGDNLLIVRRVKLSEGRISCVQFDRSDNVLVTIAAWDRPITDDLYALLKPLPAELFQQG